The following DNA comes from Gemmatimonadota bacterium.
ATCGGAACCGGCCCAACATGAACCCCGGTTACACCATTTCCGGGTCGATCGGTGGCTATCGTGGCGTCACCGACCCGGGTCGGATTGCCGGACTCGTCGATGCCACCGGCCTCCCTAACACGCGGCGCACCCTCACCTGCGTTGGCGATGCGACGCCGCTTCCCGACTGGACCGTGGGAAGTGCACTGGTGGAGAACTGCCTCGACGGCACCGGGTCGTCCTCGTTCTCGGTGAACCAGCCGACCGTCACCGTGTTCGACCCGTCGTTCCGGGCGCCGGTGAGCTGGCGCGCCTCACTCGGCATCGATGGCATGCGACTCCACAAGTGGAACATCGGTGTCAACGCGCTCTACTCGTATGGCGTGAATGGCGAGAGTTCGCTCGACTACAACTTGCGTCGCAACGGCGGCTTCACGCTCGCCGGCGAAGGGAATCGGCCAGTCTACGTTTCGCCGAGCGATATCGTCCCGGAAACCGGCGCCATCGCCCCGGGGGCATCACGCATCGCGCCCGACTACAGCCGCGTCAACACGACGATCTCCGACCTCAAGAGCAAGACGGCGCAAGTGAATGTCACCGTCACGCCGCCGAAGGGGCTCTTCAACAATCATCTGAGCTACTCGTTCAACTACATCTACACCCGCACCCGGGCCGAGCAGCGTGGCTTCGGTGGCGGCGGCTCGTCGTTCGAATCGTTCTCGGGCGGTGGCTTCGCGGTCTCGTTCGGTGGCTTCGGTGGCGGGAGCACCGCGGGCGATCCGGCCGTGAAGGAGTGGGCGATCGGCCGGGCACCGACCCATCAGATCGTGATGACGGCAAATGCGCGCATCTGGTGGTTCGGCCTCAATGTCCGCACCAATGTCACGTCGGGCTACCCGTACACGCCCACCGTGGTCGGCGACATCAACGGCGATGGCCTGTCGAATGACCGCGCCTTCATCGCCAACCCTGACGCCACGGCGGATGCGGCCCTCGCGTCGCAGATGCGTGACCTGCTCGCAGCAACACCCGCAGGTGCACGTGACTGCCTCACGCGCCAGTTCGGCTCGGTGGCCGGCGCCAACAGCTGCCGTACCCCGTGGCAGGCGCGTATCGATCTCAACCTGAACTTCCAGCCGCCGCAGAATTTCGGGTTCGGCGACCGCCTGCGCGTCACCACGACGATGCTCAACGCGAGCGGTGCACTGGTGCGGCTCTTCGGCCTGCAGGACACGCCACTCGGCCGCTCGTCCAGCAGCACGCAGACCGACGGCCGGCTGCTCTACGTGACCGGCTTCGACCCGGCGACGCAACGCTATTCGTACCGGGTCAATCAGCTCTTCGGCGAGCCGCTCGACTACGGCACCAGCCGTCGCCGCTTCCCGCCGTTCCAGGTGCAGATGGGGCTCGAATACAAGATCGGCGGTCCGCCGACCTCACCGATGGCGCGCGGCATGGGGCTGCTGCCCGGCGCCAAGGATCCGCTGCTCACGACCGAGCAGGTGCGCGCCAAGCTGGCGCAGGTCGGCCGCGATCCGATTGCGAACATTCTCTCACACAAGGATTCGCTCGCGCTCAGTGCCGAACAGCTCGCCACGCTCGAGGGGTTGAGCAAGACCTTCCGACGCCAGGCCGACTCACTGCTCGAGCCGGTGGTGGACTACGTCGTGAAGAAGGGACGCAAGGTGGTCGACCAGCAGCTCAGCTCGCGGCTGGGCAAGGCGCAGCCAGCGATCGCGAAGCTGTCGACCGCCACGCTCAAGACGGCGATGGACGCCCTCACCCCCGAGCAGCGCAAGAAGATTCCGGCCCCCGGCCCCGGCGGTACCCCGCCGATGCGCGCCCCGGCGCCCAACGGCCCGCCCGCAGGCGGGAGCGAGGGGGTAAGGGTGATTCGGATCGGAGCGTGATGACAGATGACAGATCACAGATGACAGATGACAGATGATGGATGACAGATGGTGGATCTTCAGGTTGTCATCGGTCATCCGTCATCCGTCATCCATCATCCAGCACCTCCCTCACCTTCCGGCCGAGTCTGTCTACCGTGAACGGCTTCTCGAGAAACGGGATGCCGGAGTTGAGGACGCCGCGCGTGGAAATCGCGTCGCCGAGGTACCCAGACATCAGCAATGCCTTGATCTCCGGTCGATGCTCGCGAATCTGCGCGATCAGCGTCGGCCCGTCGGCGCCGGGCATGACCACGTCGGAGAGGACCAGATGGATCCGGTCGGGGTGGCCCTGCATCCGCTCAAGCGCATCCGCGGCGCCGTGCGCCGCGATCACAGTGTAGCCGAGGCGCTGGAGGACATCGGTCGCGGCGCCACGCACGGCAGCGTCATCCTCGACCAGCAAAATGGTTTCGTTGCCGCCCACCGTGGCCGACGTCGATGTGAGTCGGGACGGCGCGACTCCGCTGGTCGTCTCCGACGGGAAGTAGAGCCGGAAGGTTGTGCCGAAGCCGAGTTCGGAATAGACGCTGACACTGCCACCGCTCTGGGTCACGATGGCATAGACCGTGGCGAGCCCGAGCCCGGTGCCCTTGCCGACTTCCTTGGTCGTGAAGAACGGCTCGAAAATCCGGGCGCGCGTCTCGGGTGACATCCCAGTTCCGGAATCACTGATCGAGATCACGACATACCGGCCCGGCTGCGGCAGGCCGTGCAGTTGCCGACTCGCCTCGTCGATCGCGATCCCTTCGGTGCGGATGGTGAGGGCACCGCCGGTGGGCATCGCATCACGCGCGTTAACGGCGAGGTTCATCAGGATCTGCTCGAACTGCCCCGGATCGGCACGAACGGCGCCTGCGTCGGGGGAAAGACGCGTCATGACTTCGATGTCCTCGCCGATGAGCCGTCGCAGCATCTGGTCGATCCCGGCGATCGTCTTGTTCGGATCAATGACCGCGGGCTGCAGTACGCTCTGTCGCGAGAACATCAGCAGCTGCTTGGTGAGGGAGTGCGCCCGCTCGGCCGCGGCCTTCACCTCATCGAGGTCGCTCGCATGCGCATCACTGTCTGGCGTGTCGAGGCGCACCAGCTCGGTGTAGGTCATGATCACAGCAAGCATGTTGTTGAAGTCGTGCGCCACGCCGCCGGCGAGGCGGCCGACTGCTTCCATTTTCTGCGCCTGCCGCAGCTGCGATTCGAGCACCTTCCGTGAGGAGACATCCTGCGCGAGGACCAGGCGCGCGATCTTGCCATTGAACTCGACCGCGTTGCCAGTGACCTCGACATCGAAATACTTGCCGTCCTTGCGACGATGGCGGAATTCGCCGGTCACCAGGTTTTCCTGCGCCGCCCCGGCGACATGCTTGAGCATCAGAGCGACCTGTTCGGGCGGACGGATCTGATCGATCGTCATTTCGAGGAAGGCTTCCCGCGAGTAGCCGTACCCGGCGATCGCCGCGTCGTTGACGGCGAGAAACTGCAGGGTGGTCGGGTCGTAGACCCACATCGGGTGCGGGTGATTCTTGAACAGCAGGCGCCACTGCGTCTCCGAGGCGGAGCGCGCGTGGACCTCGTGCTCGACCTGATCGGCCATCTGATTGAACGCGAGCGCGAGTCGGCCCATTTCATCTTCCGACCCCGGCGTCAGCCGGGTCGGGAACTCTCCCGTTCCCATCACTTCGGCCGCGGTCGTGAGGCGACGAAGTGGGACCGTGATCCGATGGCCGAGCCCCCATACGAGCAACAGCCCCAGCGCAATGATTCCGAGTGCGACCAGGCCGACGTCGGTCACGAATCGTTGCGCCGGTGCGCTCACGATCGAATCGGGCACCTGGAGTACGGCATACCACCCCGAGACCGGATCGCGGCCCACGGCCGCCACGTACGGCGTACCATCAAGCGAGTCGCGGTAACGGATCGCTTTGCTCGTGGGCTCGAGTGCGAGCGTCGGTTGCCTGGTCGGCCCGGCCTGGTCGTTCCAGCCATCACCCTTGCTGCCGAAAATCAGCGTACTCCCCGTCCCCAGCAGCACAGCGATTCGCTCACGCGCTCCTGCGCGCGGCGGCACGGCGCGCCAGCGCACCAGGTACCCCAGGATGTGGCCCGGATCGGCGACGACGGCCACGGTGGGATAGAAGAGAGTATCGCCAACTGTCTGGAGCGGACCAACGAGCGATGAATCAGCGGAGTGAGCGATCTGACCGAGTTCCATCAGGTGGAGCGCGCGCACCGAGGCGACATGGCGCCCATCGAGTTGAATGACCTGCCCCAGCGTGTCGCGCAGCCCGATCGCCGACACGCTGGTATCAACACCGACCATGGAATCGATGGCGGACATCAGCTTTGCATGAGTCGCGGGGCTGGGCGAGCGAAAGTACGCTCGCGCCTGGGGAAGTGAGGCCAGTCGATGCGCTTCCTGTTCACTGCTGCGACTCGAGGCAGCGAGCGAGGTGGCCATCTGGCCGACGATGTTCTGGACCCGCTCCTCGGCAGCCAGGACCGCTGTCTGGCGCACCTCGCGGTAGGCGGTGTAGAGCAACGCTCCGGTCACCACCAGCATGACCGCTGCGACGAGCAGCGGCAGCTTCCATTGAATTGAAAGCCGGGAAAAGGCACGTAGCATCGGGGGAGCCTCTGAGCGTCTGGATCATTTACAACCTGAAGGGGGGTCTCCAGGACGCGGAATGACTTCCAGCACTACCCAAACCTACGGTCTCGGCCGCCAAAAGTGGTGTGGTGAGTCCGTAGAACTACGGATACAGGAAAAGGGGATGACAGATGATGGATGACGGATGACGGATGGGCTGAATGTCATCCTGAGCGAAGCGAGCCGGAGGCGAGCGCAGTCGAAGGAGGTGGTCTCACCGGGGAGAGGGTGCTCCCTCGACTTCGCCCGCTACGCGGGCTACGCTCAGGATGACAACTCCGGGGCCCATCATCCGTCATCTGTCATCTGTCATCTGTCATCTGTCATCTGTCATCCTTCGGCCATCAACTCAAAGAACCGTCCAAACACCCGAATCCCATCCCAGAGCTGGCTCAGGTCGACCTTCTCGTTCGGTGAGTGGAGTCCGTCATCCGGAAGGCCGATGCCGGTGAGCAAGACTGGCGCACCGCTGCGGCCGAGTTCGGGGACGATCGGAATGGAACCACCAGCGCGCACGGCGACTGTGGGACGCCCGACCACTTCCTCGAAGGCGCGGTCGAGGACGCCGAATACCGGATGCGTGACGTCGACCTGCACCGGATCGCCGCCGTGGAGGAACTTGAGTTCCCAATCGGCGTAGTCGGGGGCGACTTTCGCCACCGCCTTCTGCAGTTGTGCCTTCGCGAACTCGAGCGACAGTCCCGGCACCAGTCGCATCGAGATCTTGGCGACGCCGGCGGCGGGAATCACCGTCTTGGCCCCTTCGCCGGTGAAGCCACCGCGAATGCCGTGAATCTCGAACGTCGGCAGTGCCCAGGTCCGCTCGAAAACCGTGAACCGCGTGAGACCGGTGAGTGCCTTGCCGGTGACTTCGTCGTGCAGGAACTTCTCCTCGTCGAACGGCAGCGAATTCCATCCCTTCCGCTCGGCCTTGCTCGGCGCCTCGATGTTCTTGTAGAGCTTCGGCACGTGGATCTTGCCGCCGGGGCCCTTGAGGTCGGTGAGCATCCGGCAAAGCGTCTCGATGGCGTTCGGCGCCACGCCGCCGTAGCTGCCGGAGTGGAGGTCGCGCTGCAGCGTGCGCACGTGCAGTTCGGCGTAGCACATGCCGCGCAACGCAGTGTAGACCGCCGGCCATCCCTTGGCATAGTACGACATGTCGGCCACCAGCACCGCATCCACCGCGGTCCGCTGCGGTTCGGCCGCGAGCAGGTCGAAGATCACCCGGCCACCGCATTCCTCTTCGCCTTCGAAGAGAAAGCGCACGTTGATCGGCGGCTGCTTCTCGCCAGTGAGTGTCGCCTCATACGCCTTGAGCAGGCAGAACACCTGGCCCTTGTCGTCGATCGCGCCCCGCGCGAAGAGCTGACCGTCGCGAATCGATGGCACGAACGGTGGCGTGTGCCACTCGTCGAGCGGATCGGGCGGCTGGACATCGTAGTGGCCGTAAATGAGCAGCGTCGGCGCGCCGGGAACGTGCGGACTCTCGCCCCACACCACCGGGTGGCCGGCTCCCTCGATCAGCTGGACGGTGGGGCAGCCGAGCCTGAAGAGCTGGTCAACCAGCCACTGCGCCGCGCGACGACAGTCGTCGGCGTGGGCCGGCAGGGTGCTGATGCTCGGGATCGCGAGAAACTCGAAGAGCTCCGCCAACAGGCGGGGTTCTTCGCGATTGACGAATTCATTGTCCATTGTTCACTGCTCCGGCACACGTAAGGATCGGGAAAGTTACTGCGGCGGCTGCAACGCGGGGGGAGTTGTGACAATCGGGCGGATGGTCTTCACCATCCCGCGCATCCGTTCGAAGGCCTCGCTCCCCTTGGCGTCCTCGAGCAGTGCACCGAGGGTGTAGAGCGCGCGGGTGAGATCACCGCGGTAGGCGGCGTCCCAGCTATCGAAGAGCGCGAGCTGGGTCCGGTAGAGCCGGACGCCGAGCAGTGCCGCGTTGTTGATCGGACGCTCCGTGAAGCGGGCCGTCCGGATGGTGCGCAAGGATTGCCCGAGCGGACCGTTGAGCGTGTCGACGCTCCAGCGGGCGACCGCCGCGCGGCCACTGTCGTTCTGCGCCGGCGGCAGCTTGCGCGCGTAGAGCGAATCGAGCTGGCCGAGGAGTCGTTCGTAGTAGCTCGCGAGGAGCTGTTCATCGTGCCAGCGATCGGCGGCACGGAACGAGAGGGCGGTGTCGCCGCGGGCGAGAAAGAATTTCTCGGCGGCCCGATAGCCCACCCACTGCGCAAAGCTCTCGTTGAAATCGGTGGCACCCTTCACCCAGATGGTATTGTGCGCGATTTCGTGAAAGACCAGTGCCGCAAGTTCGACCGAATCACGAGTGAGTGCGGTCGAGAGCAACGGATCGTTGAACCAGCCGAGTGTCGAGAAGGCCGCCGACGGGCGCAGATTGATGTCGTAACCCTTGTCGGCATAGCTGGCCGCGGCGCGCTTCCCTTCGTCGAAATTGAAGAAGCCCTTGTAGGGCACTCGTCCGGCGATGGGATAGCGCCAGGTGACCGGGCAGAGACAGGTCTTTGGCGACGCAGTGAGCACCAGCAGCAGGGTGTCACGGCCGACGTCACTGTAACTGGTGTAGGTCTCGCCCGCCTTGAGCCCCAGTCGCGCCGCGTAGCCGCGCACTTCAATCACCAGCTTCGCCATCGCCCGCACCGAATCGGACTGGGTGGTGTCGGTCGCCACGCGGGTAATTGGCGTGCGGCCCATCAGGATGCGGGTTTCCTCGATGCCGGCGCGCGACAGATAGCGCACCTCCGAGGAGGCGACATACGCGCCGCCGTAACCCAGCAGCAGGGCAATGGCGGAAATCAGCAGTCCCATCTTCAGGCGACTCCTTGGTTTCTTCACGGTGTCCAGCTCAGCCCGACGAGGTGCACGCTTCGCCCCAGGGCACTGCGATGCTGGAAGGCGTAATCAATCCGCGACCGGGGCAGCACCAGCGATGCGCCGTACGAGGTCTTCCCCACCCCGCTCTCGATCGGTTGCGCACCGGTGCCGACCCGGCCGACAATGCCTACCCCGTGCAGGACCACTCCACCCTCGAGCCCGACAATGGTGCGACGCGATTGTCCGTCGGTCCACACCGTTTCCATCGTGGCGAGCAGCCGACCATTGGAATAGGTGTCGATCAGGTTGAACGAAAAACCGAGATGCGTGCTCGAAGGGAGCGAGAGTCGTGGACCGGTCAGCGAGTACCGCCCGAGGTTCTGGAACGCGAGGCCAATCGCCGCAATGTCGAAGAAGGCGAGGGTGATCCCGGCGTCGGAGGTGAGGGTGCGGTAGACATCGCCGAGCGAGTCCCGCAGCGCGACATACTTGGCCGATCCACCGACGGCGACACCCTGGAGACGATACACCCCCGCCGCGACCCACGAAAGATTGTCACGCACCGGTGGATCGCCCGCAAAATTCAGGTAGCGAATCCCGCCACCGAGGTTGAACGGACCCGCGCGCATCGCCGCAGCGCCGCTGGTGTACCAGGAGTCATCCGGCAGCCGCGCGTACGCGGCCTCGAGCGAGAGCCTGCGAATCGGACCGATCGCCGAGGGATTGTCGAAAACCGCAGCGGCGTATCCCGGCACCGCGACCCCAGCACCCGCAAATCCCGCGACGCGTACCGACGCCGGGAGATACGGCAGTGCGGGCACCGGCGCCGCGGCCTGCGCCGTGGCTCCTCCCGCAAGGAACACGAGGAGGCCGGGGCCCGCGAGCCACTTCACTGGATGCGCACCACCGCCATGCGCGGCAGCACCGCATCATTCACGCGAGTCCCCACCGTGGAACCCGCGAGGCGCACGGTCTCGCCCGCCGCGCCTGCGGGTAGCTTGAAGCGCACGTGCCTGCCGCTGCCGCCGCGCAGTGTGCCATTCCTGGAGTAGGCACCGCTGGTACTGTCGGGGGTCAGCGGATACGGCTTCGCGAAGATTGCCGGGGAGTTGCGGGAGAACGTGCCCCGGAAGTCCCAGGTGCGATAGCGGAGCCGGCCGGTCTGCGGGAACCCCGGGAGGTTCTCGGTATAGTTCGCCAGCTGCCACTCACCGACGAGATTCGAGAAGATCTGCCCGGTCGCAGCCGCGATGTTCTCC
Coding sequences within:
- a CDS encoding ATP-binding protein; this encodes MLRAFSRLSIQWKLPLLVAAVMLVVTGALLYTAYREVRQTAVLAAEERVQNIVGQMATSLAASSRSSEQEAHRLASLPQARAYFRSPSPATHAKLMSAIDSMVGVDTSVSAIGLRDTLGQVIQLDGRHVASVRALHLMELGQIAHSADSSLVGPLQTVGDTLFYPTVAVVADPGHILGYLVRWRAVPPRAGARERIAVLLGTGSTLIFGSKGDGWNDQAGPTRQPTLALEPTSKAIRYRDSLDGTPYVAAVGRDPVSGWYAVLQVPDSIVSAPAQRFVTDVGLVALGIIALGLLLVWGLGHRITVPLRRLTTAAEVMGTGEFPTRLTPGSEDEMGRLALAFNQMADQVEHEVHARSASETQWRLLFKNHPHPMWVYDPTTLQFLAVNDAAIAGYGYSREAFLEMTIDQIRPPEQVALMLKHVAGAAQENLVTGEFRHRRKDGKYFDVEVTGNAVEFNGKIARLVLAQDVSSRKVLESQLRQAQKMEAVGRLAGGVAHDFNNMLAVIMTYTELVRLDTPDSDAHASDLDEVKAAAERAHSLTKQLLMFSRQSVLQPAVIDPNKTIAGIDQMLRRLIGEDIEVMTRLSPDAGAVRADPGQFEQILMNLAVNARDAMPTGGALTIRTEGIAIDEASRQLHGLPQPGRYVVISISDSGTGMSPETRARIFEPFFTTKEVGKGTGLGLATVYAIVTQSGGSVSVYSELGFGTTFRLYFPSETTSGVAPSRLTSTSATVGGNETILLVEDDAAVRGAATDVLQRLGYTVIAAHGAADALERMQGHPDRIHLVLSDVVMPGADGPTLIAQIREHRPEIKALLMSGYLGDAISTRGVLNSGIPFLEKPFTVDRLGRKVREVLDDG
- a CDS encoding aminopeptidase, with the translated sequence MGLLISAIALLLGYGGAYVASSEVRYLSRAGIEETRILMGRTPITRVATDTTQSDSVRAMAKLVIEVRGYAARLGLKAGETYTSYSDVGRDTLLLVLTASPKTCLCPVTWRYPIAGRVPYKGFFNFDEGKRAAASYADKGYDINLRPSAAFSTLGWFNDPLLSTALTRDSVELAALVFHEIAHNTIWVKGATDFNESFAQWVGYRAAEKFFLARGDTALSFRAADRWHDEQLLASYYERLLGQLDSLYARKLPPAQNDSGRAAVARWSVDTLNGPLGQSLRTIRTARFTERPINNAALLGVRLYRTQLALFDSWDAAYRGDLTRALYTLGALLEDAKGSEAFERMRGMVKTIRPIVTTPPALQPPQ
- a CDS encoding M20/M25/M40 family metallo-hydrolase; protein product: MDNEFVNREEPRLLAELFEFLAIPSISTLPAHADDCRRAAQWLVDQLFRLGCPTVQLIEGAGHPVVWGESPHVPGAPTLLIYGHYDVQPPDPLDEWHTPPFVPSIRDGQLFARGAIDDKGQVFCLLKAYEATLTGEKQPPINVRFLFEGEEECGGRVIFDLLAAEPQRTAVDAVLVADMSYYAKGWPAVYTALRGMCYAELHVRTLQRDLHSGSYGGVAPNAIETLCRMLTDLKGPGGKIHVPKLYKNIEAPSKAERKGWNSLPFDEEKFLHDEVTGKALTGLTRFTVFERTWALPTFEIHGIRGGFTGEGAKTVIPAAGVAKISMRLVPGLSLEFAKAQLQKAVAKVAPDYADWELKFLHGGDPVQVDVTHPVFGVLDRAFEEVVGRPTVAVRAGGSIPIVPELGRSGAPVLLTGIGLPDDGLHSPNEKVDLSQLWDGIRVFGRFFELMAEG